One Diospyros lotus cultivar Yz01 chromosome 1, ASM1463336v1, whole genome shotgun sequence genomic window carries:
- the LOC127790935 gene encoding histidine kinase CKI1-like, translating into MACSSLAFKYACCFFLLVVLVLLVPGLLAPSFYTNVKTTEKEAQLISQDFNHQVVSEIERTTHLLSPANSSAANLARILNSSLDGGNLSISFSTIETSVAPGLFQALSTVPHLSQVAYIGSNGLFFSYYISGNQTSAVYSNSSRVANASLTSFSGWYTRPVNRNNGKLYGEATSFRSLFTMNSTSLLEEALNSTDGHASLGTGFTQDLLFFNTVGLDGKGAISLGFSLESLTHFFSSIEIHGGNLYLATKDGRVLAAGIASHSVSFEFLNANGTQKGHVGNVTCEANNSKLEGSVLNIGESNYMIYCSPLDILGVKLEYD; encoded by the exons ATGGCGTGCAGTTCATTGGCGTTCAAGTATGCTTGCTGCTTCTTCCTCCTG GTAGTCCTAGTTCTGCTGGTTCCAGGTCTGCTAGCCCCATCTTTTTATACCAATGTCAAGACAACTGAGAAAGAAGCGCAGTTGATTTCCCAAGATTTCAACCATCAAGTGGTATCAGAAATTGAAAGAACAACACACTTGTTATCTCCTGCCAATTCATCGGCAGCAAATTTAGCAAGAATTTTGAACTCATCGCTGGACGGAGGGAACCTTTCAATTTCATTCTCCACAATTGAAACTAGT gTGGCGCCTGGATTGTTTCAAGCACTATCAACAGTTCCACACTTGTCACAGGTTGCTTATATTGGATCAAATGGTTTGTTCTTCTCGTACTACATCAGTGGCAATCAAACTTCAGCAGTGTATTCCAATTCGTCACGGGTTGCTAATGCGAGTCTCACAAGTTTTAGCGGCTGGTATACTCGACCAGTAAATCGCAACAATGGAAAGCTATATGGAGAAGCTACTAGCTTCCGTTCTCTATTTACAATGAATTCAACTAGCTTGTTGGAAGAAGCCTTGAATAGTACAGATGGTCATGCTTCATTAGGAACTGGGTTCACTCAAGATCTTCTGTTCTTCAACACGGTTGGTTTGGATGGAAAAGGAGCTATCTCTCTAGGGTTTTCATTGGAGTCATTGACTCATTTTTTCTCTAGCATTGAAATCCATGGTGGAAACTTGTATTTGGCTACAAAAGATGGAAGAGTACTAGCTGCAGGAATTGCCAGCCATTCGGTTTCATTTGAATTTCTCAATGCCAATGGAACTCAGAAAGGTCATGTTGGCAATGTTACGTGCGAGGCTAATAACAGCAAACTGGAAGGATCCGTGTTGAACATTGGGGAAAGCAATTACATGATTTACTGCTCACCATTGGATATCCTCGGAGTTAAATTG GAATATGATTGA